In Sphingopyxis macrogoltabida, the sequence GCGCGGAGCCTTGCGGCGGGCGAGCTCGACAAGCTCGCGACGCGCGAGCGCTATCTCCAGCTCAAATATCAGGGGCTGGAAGGCGAAGACGCGCCGGGCGGCGGCGCCGTTTAGAGCCCTTCGCCCGCGACCCAGTGCGCGTTGACCAGCCGGCGCGCGAGCGCGCCGACCTGGATGCGGATATCGGGGACGGCGACAACCTCCCACAGATCGCCGCGCGTCATCGGCCCGATCGCAAGGATATGTTCGGAGGCGCGGCCCTTCGCGTCGACGACATGCCCGTCGCGATCGATGTCGAGCCCGAGCCGCAGCGCATCGGGACGGATGCGCCCGGCCGCGAGCATGCGGCGGACGAGCGGATCGGACGAGCGCAAGAGATCGCCCTGCGGCCCGGTGCAATTGATCATCCGCGCCGCGCGCAGCGTGGCGATTGTATCGGACCCGCGCGGCCGCCAGTCGACGGCCAGCGCATCGGGGTTGGCCCGTACCGCGGCGATCTTGCCGGCGCGGAAGACGAGCTGCCCCGACTGGACGAGCGCGTCGATGCGGTCGGCAACCGCGGGCGCGAGGCGGTGGCGGTGGACGTCCCAGAAGGGGCGGAGATGGCGGAGGAACCGCGCGCGCTTTTCGGCATCGGCCGAGGCCCACATCATCTGCGTGATCGGCCGGATCGAATCGACCGCGAGCCGCCAGTCGTGCCGGCGCGCTTCATCGCGCGCCCAGTGCACCAGTTCGGAGAGTTCGGGCGCCGGCTTTGCCAGCACCGGGCGCGGACGCGGCAGCCCGTCGAGGTGGCGATGGGGGCGAAGCCCGCGCCGTGACAGCGCGACGATCGGGCCGGAAAAGCCCTGTGCGGTGAGGCGAAGGATGACGTCGACCGCGGTCAGCCCGGTGCCGATGACCAGCACCGGATCGTCGTTTGCCAGCCCCTCGGTGAAATCGCCCGCCCAGGGATCGCCGATATAGCGGTGCGCGGGCAGCCCGGCGCCGGCGAGTCCGGGCGGGTCGTGCGGCGGCAGGTTGCCGATCGCGAGCACGGCGCGGTCGGCTTCGATCAGCCCGCCGTTGACCAGCCCCAGCGTGACCTGTCCGCTGCGCTCCTCGATATCGAGCACCTCGTCGTCGACGAGCTTCAACCGCCGGCCATAGCGCTCCATCGCCATGGCCAGCGCCTCGCGCAGATAGCGGCCATAGGTCGCGCGGGTGACGAAAGCGGTGTCGCAGCCGAGCCCGCGCGCGGCCAGCCAGTCGCAGAAATGGTCGGGGCGGTCGGCAAAGGCGCTCATATTGCCGGCGCGGACGTTGAGGAGGTGGGCGCTCTCGCTGCTGCTATAGGCGACCCCGGCGCCCATCCGGTGCCGGTCGCGTTCGATCAGCAGCACCTCGACATCGGCCTGTTCGAGCAGGTTCAGCGCGAGCATCGTCCCCGAAAAACCGGCGCCGACGATCGCGACGCGCGTCGCGGTGCGGAAACGCGGGCGCGGCGCGTGAAGTTCGGTGGTGATCAGATTCACCGGGTGACCACGTCGCCGGAAACGGTCACGCGCTCGAGCACGCGATGCTCGGGCCAATAGTCGCCGACCGCATAATGCTGGGTCGACCGGTTGTCCCAGATGCCGATCGCGTTCGGCGTCCAGCGGAAGCGGACCTGATATTCGGGCACCTTGATCCGGTCGAACAGCAGGCGGAGCAGGCTGTCGCTCTCTTCTTCGGGCAGGCCGACGATGCGGCTGGTGAAGGTGTAGTTGACGTAGAGGATCTTCTCGCCGGTTTCGGGATGCGTGCGGACCACCGGGTGCCGGACGGGCGGAAAGTCGCGGGCAAGCTGTTCGCGTTTTTCCTCCGACACCCGGCCGCCGAAGCTGCGGACGATGTCATGTTCGGCCTCCAGCCCCTCGATCCGGTCCTTCACCGGTTGCGGCAGTCCGGCGTATGCAGCGGCGGTGTCGGCCCACATCGTGTCGCCACCGAGCGGCGGCAGGATGCGCGCACGCAGGATCGACGCGATCGACGGCCGCTCGCGAAAGGTCACGTCGGTGTGCCATTTGTTATAGGCCTGAAAGGGCGCCAGCGTCGCGGCGGTGAGCTGGACGCCTTCGACACCCTCGATGCGCAGGATTTCGGGATAGCCCGCAACCGACGGGATCACAGGGTGCCCCTCCAGTTCGCCGAACAGCCGGCCGAGCCGGACATGGCTTTCGTGGCTGATGTCCTGATCGCGGAAAAAGACGACCTTGAACCGGAGCCAGGCGGCGCGCAGCAGGTCGGCCTCTTCGGACGACAGCGGCCGGTCGAGGTCGAGCCCCCCGATTTCGGCGCCGATCGTCGGGGTTGCGGGCAGGATGGCGATGCCAAGCGAGCGGGCGGCCTCGAACAGGTCGGGGGTGTCAAGCTGGGTGGCCATGAAGGCTCCTTTCGGTCGATAACGGGCGCGCTC encodes:
- a CDS encoding TauD/TfdA dioxygenase family protein, with product MATQLDTPDLFEAARSLGIAILPATPTIGAEIGGLDLDRPLSSEEADLLRAAWLRFKVVFFRDQDISHESHVRLGRLFGELEGHPVIPSVAGYPEILRIEGVEGVQLTAATLAPFQAYNKWHTDVTFRERPSIASILRARILPPLGGDTMWADTAAAYAGLPQPVKDRIEGLEAEHDIVRSFGGRVSEEKREQLARDFPPVRHPVVRTHPETGEKILYVNYTFTSRIVGLPEEESDSLLRLLFDRIKVPEYQVRFRWTPNAIGIWDNRSTQHYAVGDYWPEHRVLERVTVSGDVVTR
- a CDS encoding FAD/NAD(P)-binding protein — translated: MNLITTELHAPRPRFRTATRVAIVGAGFSGTMLALNLLEQADVEVLLIERDRHRMGAGVAYSSSESAHLLNVRAGNMSAFADRPDHFCDWLAARGLGCDTAFVTRATYGRYLREALAMAMERYGRRLKLVDDEVLDIEERSGQVTLGLVNGGLIEADRAVLAIGNLPPHDPPGLAGAGLPAHRYIGDPWAGDFTEGLANDDPVLVIGTGLTAVDVILRLTAQGFSGPIVALSRRGLRPHRHLDGLPRPRPVLAKPAPELSELVHWARDEARRHDWRLAVDSIRPITQMMWASADAEKRARFLRHLRPFWDVHRHRLAPAVADRIDALVQSGQLVFRAGKIAAVRANPDALAVDWRPRGSDTIATLRAARMINCTGPQGDLLRSSDPLVRRMLAAGRIRPDALRLGLDIDRDGHVVDAKGRASEHILAIGPMTRGDLWEVVAVPDIRIQVGALARRLVNAHWVAGEGL